Proteins encoded in a region of the Rickettsia tillamookensis genome:
- the sdhA gene encoding succinate dehydrogenase flavoprotein subunit: MTKAYNIIHHKFDVVVVGAGGAGLRSAFGMAKEGLNTACITKLFPTRSHTVAAQGGISAALGNMGEDDWRWHMYDTVKGSDWLGDQDAIEYMCKNAPDAILELEHYGVPFSRTEEGKIYQRPFGGMTTEYGKGKAAQRTCAAADRTGHAILHTLYQQSLKHKVQFFVEYFAIDLLMEDGECRGVVAWNLDDGSLHCFRAHNVVLATGGYGRAYFSATSAHTCTGDGGGMAIRAGLPLQDMEFVQFHPTGIYSAGCLITEGARGEGGYLVNANGERFMERYAPAAKDLASRDVVSRAMTIEIREGRGVGEHKDHVFLHLNHLSPEILHSRLPGISETAKIFAGVDVTKEPIPVLPTVHYNMGGIPTNYHGQVIIKDGTNHNSVVKGLMAIGEAACVSVHGANRLGSNSLLDLVVFGRSSALKAAELISPASPHKPIKEESFEKIINRFDKVRHANGNILVADLRLKMQRTMQSHASVFRTQEVLDEGAEMISEIRSGYKDIKINDKSLIWNSDLVEALELDNLLDQALVTVYSAAARKESRGAHAREDYPDRNDGDWMKHTLSSIDEAGKVVLDYKPVTLTTLTDEISAIPPAKRVY; encoded by the coding sequence ATGACCAAAGCGTATAATATCATTCATCACAAATTTGACGTCGTTGTCGTAGGTGCCGGCGGAGCAGGGCTTCGTTCTGCATTCGGTATGGCTAAAGAAGGGCTAAATACCGCCTGTATAACTAAGCTGTTTCCAACTCGTAGTCATACTGTGGCTGCTCAGGGTGGAATTAGTGCAGCACTTGGGAATATGGGCGAAGATGATTGGCGTTGGCATATGTATGATACCGTGAAAGGTTCAGACTGGTTAGGTGATCAGGATGCTATCGAATATATGTGCAAGAACGCTCCCGATGCGATTTTAGAGCTTGAGCATTACGGCGTACCTTTTTCAAGAACCGAAGAAGGAAAAATTTATCAACGTCCTTTTGGCGGTATGACTACGGAGTATGGTAAAGGAAAAGCAGCTCAGCGTACATGTGCTGCGGCAGATCGTACGGGGCATGCCATACTGCATACTTTATATCAGCAGTCACTAAAACATAAGGTGCAGTTTTTTGTTGAGTATTTTGCTATTGATTTATTGATGGAAGACGGTGAATGTAGAGGTGTAGTTGCGTGGAATTTAGATGACGGTAGTCTGCATTGTTTTAGAGCTCATAATGTAGTGCTTGCAACGGGCGGATACGGGCGTGCTTATTTTTCGGCAACGTCCGCTCATACTTGTACGGGTGATGGAGGCGGTATGGCGATTAGAGCAGGTTTGCCGCTGCAAGATATGGAGTTTGTACAGTTCCATCCGACAGGCATATATTCGGCGGGCTGTCTTATTACCGAGGGAGCTAGAGGTGAAGGTGGATATCTCGTTAATGCAAACGGAGAGCGTTTTATGGAGCGTTACGCTCCGGCTGCAAAAGATTTAGCTTCAAGAGACGTAGTTTCAAGAGCGATGACTATCGAGATTCGTGAAGGGCGAGGAGTCGGCGAGCATAAAGATCATGTATTCCTGCATTTAAATCATTTATCGCCTGAGATTTTACATAGTCGTTTGCCGGGTATTTCTGAGACGGCTAAAATTTTTGCCGGTGTTGATGTTACTAAAGAGCCGATACCGGTACTTCCCACGGTTCACTACAATATGGGCGGGATACCGACTAATTACCACGGTCAAGTCATAATTAAAGATGGTACGAATCACAATAGTGTAGTAAAAGGACTTATGGCAATCGGTGAAGCGGCTTGCGTATCTGTACACGGTGCTAATCGATTAGGGTCAAACTCTTTACTTGATTTAGTAGTATTTGGTAGAAGTAGTGCTTTAAAAGCAGCTGAGCTTATTAGTCCAGCGAGTCCCCATAAGCCTATAAAAGAAGAAAGCTTTGAAAAAATTATAAATAGATTTGATAAAGTCCGTCACGCTAATGGTAATATTTTAGTTGCAGATTTAAGGCTTAAAATGCAAAGAACTATGCAAAGCCACGCTTCGGTATTTAGAACTCAAGAAGTACTAGATGAAGGAGCAGAAATGATTAGCGAGATAAGAAGTGGCTATAAAGATATAAAAATTAACGATAAGTCTTTGATTTGGAATAGTGATTTAGTCGAAGCCTTAGAGCTAGATAATCTACTTGATCAGGCTTTGGTAACGGTATATTCAGCAGCTGCAAGAAAAGAAAGCAGAGGAGCTCATGCTAGAGAAGATTATCCTGATCGTAATGATGGGGATTGGATGAAACATACTCTTAGTTCTATCGATGAAGCAGGTAAAGTAGTTCTTGATTATAAACCTGTAACGCTAACCACTTTAACCGATGAGATAAGTGCAATTCCACCGGCCAAGAGGGTGTATTAA
- the sdhD gene encoding succinate dehydrogenase, hydrophobic membrane anchor protein translates to MVYDFKAEIVKAKNSGSAKSGSHHWLLQRVTGIILALCSVWLIYFTLTNKNNDINIIMWELKKPFNVVALLITVAISLYHAMLGMRVVIEDYVSCHKLRNILIIIVQLFCIVTIVAFIVAMFYRG, encoded by the coding sequence ATGGTATATGATTTTAAAGCGGAAATTGTAAAAGCAAAAAATAGCGGTTCTGCTAAAAGCGGTTCACATCATTGGTTATTACAAAGAGTAACAGGAATTATATTAGCTTTATGTTCCGTGTGGCTAATATATTTTACGTTAACCAATAAAAATAATGACATAAATATTATTATGTGGGAGCTTAAAAAACCTTTTAATGTTGTGGCATTATTAATTACGGTAGCTATTTCGTTATATCATGCGATGCTTGGTATGCGTGTAGTGATTGAGGATTATGTAAGTTGTCACAAATTACGTAATATATTGATTATAATAGTGCAATTATTTTGTATTGTGACTATTGTGGCTTTTATAGTAGCAATGTTTTATAGGGGGTGA
- a CDS encoding nucleotidyltransferase domain-containing protein, producing the protein MKTTLPERSLKIEVRLNFIVQQILDIAQDKIAMIILYGSFARGDWVRDLPNGYHSDTDILIILKKGKYKGHATLRLEDKIYKRLEKTGVINPKQIIPYDSLISIILESIDEVNRQLEKGRYFFTDIKKEGILLYDSGEFTLSEAKDLPWSEMKEIAKDYYEEWFDKGKDFLDGVDYYLKKIDMPLLLSCYTKLQKVFTVLFY; encoded by the coding sequence ATGAAAACCACTTTACCTGAACGTTCTTTAAAGATTGAAGTAAGGCTTAATTTTATAGTGCAGCAGATTTTAGATATTGCACAAGATAAAATAGCCATGATTATCTTGTATGGTTCATTTGCTAGAGGTGATTGGGTACGTGATCTACCGAACGGTTACCATAGCGATACCGATATTTTGATAATCCTAAAAAAAGGTAAATATAAAGGGCATGCTACTTTAAGGCTAGAAGATAAAATATATAAAAGATTAGAAAAGACGGGTGTAATAAATCCTAAACAAATTATCCCGTATGATTCACTAATATCGATAATTCTAGAGTCAATAGATGAAGTAAATAGGCAATTAGAAAAAGGACGTTATTTTTTCACTGATATTAAGAAAGAAGGTATTCTTTTATATGATAGCGGTGAATTTACACTTAGCGAAGCTAAAGATTTACCTTGGAGCGAGATGAAAGAAATTGCTAAAGATTACTACGAAGAATGGTTTGATAAAGGTAAAGATTTTTTAGATGGAGTAGATTACTATTTAAAAAAAATCGATATGCCGTTGCTGCTTTCTTGTTACACCAAGCTACAGAAAGTCTTTACAGTACTATTTTATTAG
- the rpsL gene encoding 30S ribosomal protein S12 has protein sequence MPTYNQLVRFGRKSKTRKTKSPALESNPFKSGVCLVVKTVTPKKPNSALRKIATVRLSNKRTVNAYIPGEKHSVKEHDRVLVRGGQVPDLPGVKYHIVLGAYDIAGVKGRKQGRSRYGAPRKQVAVTKK, from the coding sequence ATGCCGACATATAATCAATTAGTACGTTTTGGGAGAAAGTCAAAAACTCGTAAGACCAAATCTCCTGCCTTAGAATCTAATCCTTTTAAAAGCGGTGTTTGCCTAGTTGTAAAAACCGTTACCCCTAAAAAGCCTAACTCTGCACTTCGTAAGATTGCAACGGTGCGTTTAAGTAATAAAAGAACAGTAAATGCATATATTCCCGGTGAAAAGCATAGTGTAAAGGAGCATGATAGGGTATTAGTAAGAGGCGGTCAGGTTCCTGATCTTCCGGGGGTGAAATATCATATCGTACTCGGTGCATATGATATTGCCGGAGTTAAAGGGCGTAAGCAAGGTCGTTCACGTTATGGTGCTCCTCGTAAACAAGTTGCAGTTACAAAAAAATAA
- a CDS encoding HEPN domain-containing protein, with amino-acid sequence MLHQATESLYSTILLVFSNYKPKLHNLQKLGSMVGNYDNELWTVFPQLTEEQKKCFELLEKAYVDARYDKNYKITKEQLLYLIDRIEKLKQITEKICLEKINGI; translated from the coding sequence TTGTTACACCAAGCTACAGAAAGTCTTTACAGTACTATTTTATTAGTGTTCTCTAATTATAAACCTAAACTACATAATTTACAAAAATTAGGTAGCATGGTAGGAAATTATGATAATGAATTATGGACTGTATTTCCTCAATTAACCGAAGAGCAAAAAAAATGTTTTGAGCTTCTTGAAAAAGCCTATGTTGATGCAAGATATGATAAAAATTATAAAATTACTAAAGAACAGCTTTTATATTTGATTGATAGAATTGAAAAGCTAAAACAGATAACAGAAAAAATATGTTTAGAGAAAATTAATGGTATATGA
- the rpsG gene encoding 30S ribosomal protein S7, whose product MSRRHAAEKRVILPDMKYNSILLSRFINNIMKEGKKALAEKIVYSAFNKIEKKHRVDPYQTFNNAMHNVKPHLEVTSVRVGGANYQVPTHVDERRGYALASRWIINAASKRSEKMMIDKLAEELFEASNNRGVAIKKKEDTHKMAEANKAFSHFSPKKMK is encoded by the coding sequence ATGTCACGTCGTCACGCCGCCGAAAAGCGAGTAATTTTACCTGATATGAAATATAACAGTATTTTACTGTCAAGATTTATCAATAATATTATGAAAGAAGGGAAGAAAGCCCTTGCAGAGAAAATTGTTTATTCAGCCTTTAATAAAATTGAAAAGAAGCATAGAGTCGATCCGTATCAAACCTTTAATAATGCTATGCATAACGTGAAGCCGCATTTAGAAGTAACTTCGGTTAGGGTTGGAGGAGCTAATTATCAAGTTCCGACGCATGTTGATGAAAGAAGAGGATATGCTCTTGCTAGCCGTTGGATTATTAATGCTGCGTCAAAACGTTCTGAAAAAATGATGATTGATAAACTTGCTGAAGAGCTGTTTGAAGCTTCTAATAATAGAGGCGTCGCCATTAAGAAGAAAGAAGATACTCATAAAATGGCTGAAGCTAATAAAGCTTTCTCTCATTTTAGCCCTAAAAAAATGAAATAA
- a CDS encoding Mrp/NBP35 family ATP-binding protein, with product MADLHQKQIIDKLQHIIFKDGTFLNKVISDIIIKGNNIGFSIDISGKNKLEAEEIKAKAIDKLNEISEINKITIVFTESKPMEKKAQKPKHFVENVKKIILVASGKGGVGKSTISALIAQQLSLENYQVGIVDADIYGPSIPHIFGINEVPKTTDGRIIPITTRNTQIMSIGFFIKDHSAIIWRGPMASKTIYQLLSVTKWDNLDYLIIDMPPGTGDIHLSLLENYHLDGVIIVTAPQKISEIDVVRSIDLYQKLNLPILGIIENMSYMLKNNSGGHLSQKYNIPLIAQIPIMPKIADACDKSLPITNLLTLPLKEYLS from the coding sequence ATGGCGGATTTACACCAAAAGCAAATTATTGATAAACTTCAGCATATTATATTTAAAGACGGTACTTTTTTAAATAAAGTTATATCGGATATTATAATTAAGGGTAATAATATAGGTTTTTCCATAGATATATCAGGTAAAAACAAGTTAGAAGCCGAAGAAATAAAAGCTAAAGCAATTGATAAACTTAATGAGATTTCGGAAATAAATAAAATAACAATTGTTTTCACCGAAAGTAAACCGATGGAGAAAAAAGCTCAAAAACCAAAACATTTTGTAGAAAACGTAAAAAAAATTATCTTAGTAGCCTCAGGCAAAGGCGGAGTCGGAAAATCTACAATATCGGCTCTTATTGCTCAGCAATTGAGCCTAGAAAATTACCAAGTAGGAATAGTAGATGCCGATATTTACGGTCCGTCAATTCCGCATATATTCGGCATTAACGAAGTGCCGAAAACAACAGATGGACGAATAATACCGATAACGACTAGAAATACTCAGATTATGTCTATAGGTTTTTTTATTAAAGACCATTCGGCAATTATTTGGCGCGGTCCTATGGCGAGTAAGACTATTTATCAATTATTATCGGTAACAAAATGGGATAATTTAGATTATTTAATTATCGATATGCCGCCGGGGACAGGTGATATTCATTTAAGCCTTTTAGAGAATTATCATTTAGACGGCGTAATAATCGTAACTGCACCGCAAAAAATATCGGAGATAGATGTAGTGCGTTCCATAGATTTATATCAAAAACTAAATTTACCTATTTTGGGGATAATTGAGAATATGAGTTATATGCTTAAAAATAACAGCGGCGGGCATTTATCGCAAAAATATAATATTCCTCTAATCGCTCAAATTCCGATTATGCCGAAAATAGCCGATGCTTGTGATAAATCACTACCTATAACAAACTTATTAACATTACCTTTAAAAGAATATTTATCATGA
- the hflK gene encoding FtsH protease activity modulator HflK produces MLSKKYSSILKKSPWKDFDSDKEDNIFTRPRKNQFNFDKFQFQFNFNSKTIILAVVAVIALWFASGIYEIKEGEEAAVIRFGRFVRKGYPGLNYHLPTPFEKIIVEKVKQSRRIEIGYRTNSSARSGGDNTKNIAGESIMLTGDENIVALNCDVMWHINNLEDFIFNVQRPEETVKATVESAVREVIGNTPISWVLSDQKQEITYKIEKLAQKILDSYNAGVMIEKVQLLKAEPPAEVIDAYRDVQTSKADKEKEINQAQAYNNKILPEARGAAAKIIQEAEGYKEEVISKAEGDSQRFNAIYKQYTIGRQVTRDRLYLEVVEEILSGSNKTIINNALLPHMAIK; encoded by the coding sequence ATGCTTAGTAAAAAATATAGCTCGATTTTAAAAAAATCCCCATGGAAAGATTTTGATTCTGATAAAGAAGATAACATATTCACAAGACCGCGTAAAAATCAATTTAATTTTGATAAATTTCAATTCCAGTTTAATTTTAATAGCAAAACAATAATTTTAGCTGTTGTTGCAGTGATTGCTTTATGGTTTGCTTCGGGTATTTATGAAATAAAAGAAGGTGAAGAAGCGGCAGTAATAAGATTTGGGCGTTTTGTGCGTAAGGGCTATCCCGGGCTTAATTATCATTTACCGACTCCTTTTGAAAAGATAATAGTTGAGAAAGTTAAACAATCACGGCGAATTGAGATTGGTTATCGTACAAATAGCTCGGCACGTAGCGGTGGCGATAATACTAAAAATATTGCCGGTGAAAGTATAATGCTTACCGGTGATGAAAATATCGTTGCTTTAAATTGCGACGTAATGTGGCATATTAATAACCTCGAAGATTTTATTTTTAACGTACAAAGACCTGAAGAAACAGTAAAAGCAACGGTAGAAAGTGCTGTTAGAGAAGTAATAGGCAATACTCCTATTTCGTGGGTATTATCCGATCAAAAGCAGGAAATTACTTATAAAATAGAAAAATTAGCACAAAAGATACTGGATAGTTATAATGCCGGGGTGATGATTGAGAAAGTGCAATTATTGAAAGCTGAACCGCCTGCGGAAGTGATAGACGCTTATAGAGACGTGCAAACTTCAAAAGCAGATAAAGAGAAAGAAATAAATCAAGCTCAAGCCTATAATAATAAAATTTTGCCGGAAGCTAGAGGAGCGGCTGCAAAGATTATACAAGAAGCAGAAGGTTATAAAGAAGAAGTTATATCAAAAGCAGAAGGTGATAGCCAAAGATTTAATGCCATTTATAAACAATATACTATAGGTAGGCAAGTAACTAGAGATAGGTTATATTTAGAGGTAGTCGAAGAGATATTAAGTGGTTCAAATAAAACGATTATTAATAATGCACTACTACCGCATATGGCTATAAAATAG
- the sdhC gene encoding succinate dehydrogenase, cytochrome b556 subunit, whose amino-acid sequence MTKTKQEIYNKRPTSPHLTIYKPQISSTLSILHRMTGVALFFAVSILAWWLILSKYDNNYLQLANCCIIKICLVAVSYAWFYHLCNGIRHLFWDIGYGFSIKAVNITGWCVVICSILLTILLWV is encoded by the coding sequence ATGACTAAAACCAAACAAGAAATTTATAATAAGCGTCCGACTTCGCCGCATTTAACTATATATAAGCCGCAAATTAGTTCTACTTTATCAATTTTGCATCGTATGACCGGCGTAGCTCTATTTTTTGCAGTATCGATTTTGGCGTGGTGGTTGATTCTTAGCAAATATGACAATAATTATTTACAACTTGCTAATTGCTGCATTATAAAAATATGCTTAGTAGCAGTGAGCTACGCTTGGTTTTATCATTTATGTAACGGCATTAGGCATTTATTTTGGGATATCGGTTATGGCTTTTCTATAAAAGCAGTTAATATCACCGGTTGGTGTGTAGTAATATGTTCTATATTATTAACTATATTGCTATGGGTATAA
- a CDS encoding amino acid ABC transporter permease yields MFEYLIKFYPKILFIVEGTLVTLKYSVIAVIFGLVIGMLLAICKVNKNRALRLFANFYTSIFRGTPLLIQLSIIYFASPYIIGVKFSVFMAGAISFSLNSGAYVSEVIRAGINAVDKGQFEAAEALAIPKFLIMKDIILPQAVKNIFPSLVNELVNLIKESAIISMLGEMDLMRRAQIVSIETYNYFFPMLIAACCYYILVMLISFIAKIIEKKMIVN; encoded by the coding sequence ATGTTTGAGTATTTAATAAAATTTTATCCAAAAATCCTTTTTATTGTAGAGGGGACTTTGGTAACTTTAAAATATAGCGTTATTGCCGTTATATTCGGTTTAGTGATAGGGATGTTGCTCGCTATTTGTAAGGTAAATAAGAATCGTGCTTTAAGGCTTTTTGCAAATTTCTATACTTCTATTTTTAGAGGAACGCCTTTATTAATCCAATTAAGTATTATTTATTTCGCTTCACCTTATATTATAGGTGTTAAATTCAGTGTGTTTATGGCGGGAGCTATTTCTTTTTCCCTTAATTCAGGAGCATATGTTTCCGAAGTAATCAGAGCGGGGATTAATGCAGTTGATAAAGGGCAGTTTGAAGCGGCTGAAGCTCTTGCTATTCCAAAGTTTTTAATAATGAAAGATATAATTCTGCCGCAAGCAGTTAAAAATATTTTTCCGTCATTAGTAAATGAGCTTGTAAATTTGATTAAAGAATCAGCCATTATTTCTATGCTTGGAGAAATGGATTTAATGCGTAGAGCACAAATTGTATCAATTGAAACATATAATTATTTTTTTCCAATGCTTATTGCTGCGTGCTGTTATTATATTTTAGTGATGTTAATCAGCTTTATAGCAAAAATAATTGAGAAAAAAATGATTGTTAATTAA
- a CDS encoding Do family serine endopeptidase has product MINLKIFLVIIVLISSNVVLAKENSKSLKVADQEEDEFTAINSAPLKVSEAARYSFADIVEPLIPAVVNISTIEYVNSKSENAEKDPLQEKKPLDFINDFLEKLNIPLNLEEVDQTPKSVPLGSGFIIEPNGLIVTNYHVIANVDKINIKLADNTELSAKLIGSDTKTDLALLKIDSEEPLPFVEFGDSNDARVGDWVIAIGNPFGNLGGTVTSGIISSKGRDIDIDTDNIVDNFIQTDAAINNGNSGGPMFNLDQKVIGVNTAIFSPLGTNIGIGFAIPSNTAKPIIERLKKDGKVSRGRLGVTIQDLTEEISEGLGLKDTRGVLVAKVQEDGPGDKAGIKTGDIIIEFADIPVKNTKKLRVIIADAPIDQEVKVKILRDKKELELPIKITSDNEEVTKDSTEETNKEEITNKEKNNLSITKNNITFSNLTEELRQQYNIPSNKAGIVITNIDEEESSFKIGDLITNINQESIDNISKLEELYENAKKLNKQNILLLIERDSGNMFVPLQVI; this is encoded by the coding sequence ATGATTAATTTAAAAATATTTCTTGTTATAATAGTTTTAATATCAAGTAACGTTGTTCTAGCAAAAGAAAATAGTAAATCTTTAAAAGTAGCGGATCAAGAAGAGGATGAATTTACTGCAATAAATTCTGCTCCTTTAAAAGTAAGTGAAGCTGCCCGTTATAGCTTTGCCGATATAGTTGAGCCGTTAATTCCTGCAGTTGTTAACATTTCGACAATAGAATATGTTAATAGTAAGTCGGAAAACGCTGAGAAAGATCCGCTGCAAGAAAAAAAGCCTTTAGACTTCATTAATGATTTTTTAGAAAAGCTTAATATACCGCTGAATTTGGAAGAGGTCGATCAAACTCCTAAAAGCGTTCCGCTTGGTTCAGGGTTTATTATTGAGCCTAACGGTTTAATAGTGACAAACTATCATGTAATTGCAAATGTTGATAAAATTAATATAAAACTTGCAGATAATACCGAATTATCTGCTAAATTAATAGGTAGCGATACAAAAACCGATTTAGCTCTCTTAAAAATAGATAGTGAGGAACCGTTACCGTTTGTTGAGTTTGGAGATTCAAATGATGCAAGAGTAGGAGACTGGGTTATTGCAATCGGTAATCCGTTCGGTAATCTAGGGGGTACGGTGACAAGTGGTATTATCTCCTCGAAAGGGCGGGATATCGATATAGATACTGATAATATAGTCGATAATTTTATTCAAACGGATGCTGCAATTAATAACGGTAATTCCGGCGGTCCTATGTTTAATTTGGATCAGAAAGTAATTGGCGTAAATACGGCAATTTTTTCACCGCTCGGTACAAATATAGGTATTGGTTTTGCTATTCCCTCAAATACTGCAAAGCCTATAATCGAACGTCTTAAGAAAGACGGAAAAGTAAGTAGAGGACGTCTTGGAGTAACAATACAAGATTTAACCGAGGAAATTTCTGAAGGGTTAGGGCTTAAAGATACTAGGGGGGTGTTAGTAGCTAAAGTACAAGAAGACGGTCCAGGTGATAAAGCAGGAATTAAAACAGGTGATATAATAATAGAGTTTGCAGATATACCGGTTAAAAATACTAAAAAATTGCGTGTAATTATTGCAGATGCTCCTATTGATCAGGAAGTAAAAGTAAAAATACTTCGCGATAAAAAAGAGCTTGAATTACCTATTAAAATTACTTCAGATAATGAAGAAGTTACTAAGGATTCTACAGAAGAGACCAATAAAGAAGAAATAACAAACAAAGAAAAAAATAATTTATCTATTACTAAAAATAATATTACTTTTAGTAATTTGACTGAAGAATTAAGACAACAATATAATATTCCGAGCAATAAAGCGGGAATAGTTATAACCAATATTGATGAAGAAGAAAGTAGTTTCAAAATTGGCGATCTGATAACCAATATTAATCAGGAAAGCATAGACAATATAAGTAAGCTAGAAGAATTATATGAAAATGCAAAAAAATTGAATAAGCAAAATATTTTGCTCTTGATTGAAAGGGACAGTGGTAATATGTTCGTGCCGTTACAAGTTATATAG
- a CDS encoding rhodanese domain-containing protein, with protein MNEKIAILSAYSFVNIEEPANLIPKLLLIGKKKYVRGTILLANEGFNGSFSGSYENVNLVLEELIKLTYPKDVNVKINYSDVHPFHKLKVRLKKEIVAMNVDDLNVDLFKGEYIEPKDWDEFITKQNVIVIDTRNDYEVEVGTFKSAINPNTKTFKQFPAWVQQNQELLKGKKIAMVCTGGIRCEKSTSLLKSIGYEEVYHLKGGILQYLEDTQNKNNLWQGECFVFDDRRAVADDLSPAEGHWLQR; from the coding sequence ATGAATGAAAAAATAGCAATTTTAAGTGCATACAGTTTTGTTAATATAGAAGAACCGGCGAATTTGATACCGAAACTTTTGCTTATCGGTAAAAAAAAATATGTTAGAGGTACTATTTTATTAGCTAACGAAGGTTTTAACGGTTCTTTTTCAGGCTCATATGAAAATGTAAATCTTGTACTTGAAGAACTAATAAAACTAACCTATCCCAAAGATGTTAACGTTAAAATAAATTATAGTGATGTTCATCCTTTTCATAAGCTGAAAGTTAGACTTAAGAAAGAGATTGTAGCGATGAATGTCGATGATTTGAATGTTGATTTATTTAAAGGCGAATATATAGAGCCGAAAGATTGGGATGAATTTATCACCAAACAAAATGTTATAGTAATAGATACTCGTAATGATTATGAAGTTGAGGTCGGTACATTTAAATCGGCAATTAATCCTAATACTAAAACATTTAAACAGTTTCCTGCTTGGGTTCAGCAGAATCAAGAATTGCTCAAAGGTAAGAAAATTGCTATGGTTTGTACAGGTGGTATTAGGTGTGAAAAATCCACCAGCCTACTTAAAAGCATAGGTTATGAAGAGGTATATCATTTAAAGGGTGGTATATTGCAGTATTTAGAAGATACGCAAAACAAGAATAATTTATGGCAAGGTGAATGTTTCGTCTTTGATGATAGGAGAGCAGTAGCAGATGATTTGTCACCCGCTGAAGGACATTGGTTACAGAGATAG
- the hflC gene encoding protease modulator HflC: protein MQQKIYYIIFTIVFGLILIFSSLFSVDQRQSAVVFQFGEAVRTIENPGLNIKIPFIQNVEFFDKRLLDVEVEAKELTAADGKRVIVDAYAKFQINNPVMFYKTVHDYQGVKIRLTRNLESSMRKVIGKISLSSLLSQERSNVMLNILNQVDGEAKSFGIDVVDVRILRADLPKENSAAIYRRMQTAREKEATQIRAEGQEESVRIRSKADKESKIILAKAYRDAQIIKGDGDEKAAKIYNSAYSVDPEFYKFYRSLLVYKNSLKKEDTNFVISPEAEVLKYLNLTK from the coding sequence ATGCAACAAAAGATTTATTATATAATTTTTACAATTGTTTTCGGGCTGATACTGATTTTTAGCTCCTTATTTTCAGTTGACCAACGCCAGTCTGCTGTAGTATTCCAGTTTGGTGAAGCAGTTAGAACTATAGAAAATCCAGGGCTGAATATTAAAATTCCGTTTATTCAAAATGTTGAATTTTTTGATAAGCGTCTTTTAGATGTTGAGGTTGAGGCAAAAGAACTAACGGCTGCTGATGGTAAACGAGTTATTGTCGATGCTTATGCTAAATTCCAAATCAATAATCCCGTAATGTTTTATAAAACGGTACATGATTATCAAGGTGTGAAAATTAGGCTGACTCGTAATCTTGAATCGTCAATGCGTAAAGTGATAGGTAAAATTTCGCTAAGTAGTCTTTTAAGTCAAGAGCGTAGTAATGTAATGCTAAATATCTTAAATCAAGTAGACGGAGAAGCTAAAAGCTTTGGAATTGACGTTGTAGATGTTAGAATTTTAAGAGCAGACTTACCGAAAGAAAATAGTGCGGCTATTTATCGCCGTATGCAAACGGCACGTGAAAAAGAAGCAACCCAAATTAGAGCAGAAGGACAGGAAGAAAGCGTGCGTATTCGTTCAAAAGCAGATAAAGAAAGTAAAATAATACTTGCTAAAGCTTATCGAGATGCACAAATTATCAAAGGTGACGGCGATGAGAAAGCAGCAAAAATATATAATTCTGCTTATTCCGTCGATCCGGAATTTTATAAATTTTATAGATCACTTTTAGTATATAAAAATTCTTTAAAGAAAGAAGATACTAATTTTGTGATTTCACCTGAGGCTGAAGTTTTAAAATACCTTAATTTAACTAAGTAG